A window of Variovorax paradoxus genomic DNA:
CGAAGGCGAGCCGGGCACGTGCAAGGACCGCGACATCCTGCAGTTCAACCCGCACATCGTGATCGAAGGCATGGCCATCGCCGCATACGCGATGGGCATCAGCGTGGGCTACAACTACATCCACGGCGAGATCTTCCAGAGCTACGACCGCTTCGAGGAAGCCCTCGAAGAAGCGCGCGCCGCCGGCTACCTCGGCGACAAGATCATGGGCAGCACGTACAACTTCCAGTTGCACGCCGCTCACGGCTTCGGCGCGTACATCTGCGGTGAAGAAACCGCGCTGCTCGAATCGCTCGAAGGCAAGAAGGGCCAGCCGCGCTTCAAGCCGCCGTTCCCTGCCAGCTTCGGCCTGTACGGCAAGCCGACCACCATCAACAACACCGAGACCTTCGCGGCGGTGCCCTGGATCATCCGCAACGGCGGTCCGGCCTACCTCGAGTGCGGCAAGCCGAACAACGGCGGCACCAAGATCTACTCGGTGAGCGGTGACGTCGAGCTGCCCGGCAACTACGAAGTGCCCATGGGCACGCCGTTCTCCAAGCTGCTCGAGCTCGCGGGCGGCGTCCGAAAGGGCCGCACGCTGAAGGCCGTGATTCCCGGCGGCTCGTCGTCGCCGGTGCTGCCGGCCGACATCATGATGGCCTGCACCATGGACTACGACTCCATCGCCAAGGCCGGCTCCATGCTGGGCTCGGGCGCGGTGATCGTCATGGACGACAGCCGCTCGATGGTCGAGTCGCTCAAGCGCCTCTCGTACTTCTACATGCACGAATCCTGCGGCCAGTGCACGCCTTGCCGCGAAGGCACGGGCTGGCTCTACCGCGTGGTGGACCGCATCCATAACGGCCAGGGCAAGCCCAGCGACATGCAGTTGCTGGACTCCGTCGCCGGCGACATCATGGGCCGCACCATCTGCGCGCTCGGCGATGCCGCGGCCATGCCCGTGCGCGCCATGATCAAGCACTTCCGTCACGAGTTCGAAGCCCTGATTCCGGGCCACGTTCCGACGGCGCCCGTCAAGGCCTGAGCGCGAGAAGAAACATACTCATGATCGAAATCGAACTCGACGGCAAGAAGGTCGAAGTGACCGAAGGCAGCATGGTGATGCATGCGGCCGACAAGGCGGGCACGTACATCCCGCACTTCTGCTATCACAAGAAACTCAGCATCGCGGCCAACTGCCGCATGTGCCTCGTCGACGTGGAAAAAGCGCCCAAGCCGATGCCGGCCTGCGCCACTCCCGTCACGCAAGGCATGATCGTTCGCACCAAGAGCGAGAAGGCCATCAAGGCGCAGCAGTCGGTCATGGAGTTCCTCCTGATCAACCACCCGCTGGATTGCCCCATCTGCGACCAAGGCGGCGAATGCCAGCTGCAAGACCTGGCCGTGGGCTACGGCGGTTCTTCCTCGCGCTACGAGGAAGAAAAGCGCGTCGTGTTCCACAAGGACGTCGGCCCGCTGATCAGCATGGAAGAAATGAGCCGCTGCATCCATTGCACGCGCTGCGTCCGCTTCGGCCAGGAAGTGGCCGGCGTGATGGAGCTCGGCATGTCGCACCGCGGCGAACATTCCGAAATCGAGACCTTCGTCGGCGACTCGGTCGATTCCGAGCTGTCGGGCAACATGATCGACATCTGCCCGGTCGGCGCGCTCACGAGCAAGCCCTTCCGCTACAGCGCCCGCACCTGGGAACTGTCGCGCCGCAAGTCGGTGAGCCCGCACGACTCCACCGGTGCCAACCTGATCGTCCAGGTCAAGAACAACCACGTGATGCGCGTGGTGCCGCTCGAGAACGAAGACGTCAACGAATGCTGGATCGCCGACCGCGATCGCTTCTCGTACGAAGCGCTCAACGGCACTGAACGCCTGACGCAGCCCATGCTGAAGCAGGGCGGTCAATGGCAGCAGGTCGACTGGCAGACGGCGCTCGAATACGTCGCCAACGGTCTGAAGCAGATCAAGGCCGACCACGGCGCCCAAAGCATCGGTACGCTGGTCAGCCCGCACAGCACGCTCGAAGAGCTGCAGCTGGCCACCATGCTCACGCGTGAACTCGGCAGCGACAACATCGACTACCGCCTGCGCAACGCCGAGTTCGCGGCGTTCGAAGGCGTGCGCTGGCTCGGCACCTCGATCGCCTCGCTCACGCAAGTGCAGCGCGCGCTGGTCGTGGGCTCGAACCTGCGCAAGGAACATCCGCTGTTCGCACAGCGCATCCGCCAGGCCGTGCGCAAGGGCGCCGCGCTGTCGGTGATCACCTCGGCCAGCCTCATGGCCGACCGCAACGCCTGGGCCATCGACGTGGCGCAGTCGTCCATCGTCGAAGCCGACCAGTGGGTCGAGGCGCTGGCCGCCGTGGCTGCCGCCATCGGCGAGACCAACGGCGCAGCCGCGCCGCTGGCGCCGAAGAACGCACCCGACGCCGCCGCCAAGGCCATCGCGGCCTCGCTGCTGAGCGGCGAACGCAAGGCCGTGCTGCTCGGCAACGCCGCCGCCCATCACGCCCAAGCCAGCAGCCTGCTGGCACTGGCGAACTGGATCGGCGCGCAAACCGGCGCTACCGTCGGTTACCTGACCGAAGCCGCCAACACCGTGGGCGCACAGCTCGTCGGCGCGTTCCCGAAGAACGGCGGCCTCGATGCCGGCCGCATGCTCGCCGCCGGCTCCGGCCTGAAGGCCGTGCTGCTGCTGAACAACGAGCCGGTGTTCGACTCGGCTGCCGGCAAGGCCGCGGCCGATGTCATCGGCAATGCGCAGATGGTCGTCACGCTGAGCCCCTTCAAGGCCAACCTCGAGTTCAGCGACGTGCTGCTCCCGATCGCTCCGTTCACCGAAACCCCCGGTACCTTCGTCAATGCCGAAGGCCGCCTGCAAGGTTTCCATGCCGTCGTGAAGCCGCAAGGCGAAACGCGTCCGGCGTGGAAGGTGCTGCGCGTGCTGGCCAACCTGCTGGGCTTGCCGGGCTTCGCGTTCGAATCGACCGCCGAAGTGCTGGCCACCATCGGTGACAAGGGCGCCGTGCCTGCCAACGCACTGAGCAACGCGACCGCCGCCGCTGCCGTGGCTTCCAACGGTGCGGCCGCCGCGCCCGTGGTCGCGAGCATCTACCAGCTCGACTCCATCGTGCGCCGCGCGCCGTCGCTGCAACTGACTGCCGACGCGCGCAACGCATCGGCCGGGTCGAACGTGACGGCTCGTGCCGAGGAGGCACTGGCATGATCGTCGACACCATTCATGGCTTCGGCCAGGGTCTGGTTGCCGCAGGCTGGTGGACCGGCGTGGTCTGGCCCGTGGTCTGGACGCTGATCAAGATCATCGTCGTCGTGATCCCGCTGATGCTGGCCGTGGCGTACCTCACGCTGTGGGAACGCAAGGCCATCGGCTTCACGCAGATCCGCATCGGCCCGAACCGCATCGGACCGCTGGGCCTGCTCCAGCCGATCGCCGACGCGCTCAAGCTGATGACCAAGGAAATCATTCTTCCGACGGTCGCCAACAAGGGCCTGTTCCTGCTCGGCCCGATCATGACCATCATGCCGGCGCTGGCCGCATGGGCCGTGATTCCCTTCGGTCCCGACGTGGCGCTGGCCAACATCAACGCCGGCCTGCTGTTCGTGATGGCCATCACCTCGCTCGAGGTGTACGGCGTGATCATCGCCGGCTGGGCATCGAACTCGAAGTACGCCTTCCTGGGCGCGCTGCGCGCCTCGGCACAGATGGTGAGCTATGAAATCGCGATGGGCTTCTGCTTCGTCGTGGTGCTGATGGTCACCGGCAGCCTGAACATGAGCGAGATCGTGAACGTTCAGGGCAAGGGCATGTTCGCCAACATGGGCGTCGGCTTCCTGTCGTGGAACTGGCTGCCGCTGCTGCCGATCTTCGTCGTCTACTTCATCTCGGGCCTGGCCGAAACCAACCGTCACCCGTTCGACGTGGTGGAAGGCGAGTCCGAAATCGTGGCCGGTCACATGATCGAGTACTCGGGCATGAGCTTCGCGATGTTCTTCCTGGCCGAGTACGCCAACATGTGGCTCGTCTCGATCCTGACCGTGGTGCTGTTCCTCGGTGGATGGCTGCCGCCCTTCGAGTTCCTGAGCTTCATTCCGGGCTGGATCTGGCTGGGCGCCAAGACCTTCTGCGTGGTCACCATGTTCCTGTGGGTGCGCTCGACGTTCCCGCGCTTCCGTTATGACCAGATCATGCGTCTGGGCTGGAAGATCTTCATTCCCGTCACCCTCGTGTGGCTGGTCGTGGTCGGTGGCTGGATGCAGACGCCGTTCAACATCTGGAAATAACAGGAAGCGCCAACACCATGTCTGCTGCGCACACCGCAACACCGTCCGCGCCGTTCTCGCTCAAGGACTTCCTGGGCAGCTTCATGCTGTTCGAACTGTTCAAGGGCCTGGCCATCACCGGCAAGTACGCCTTCGCCCGCAAGATCACGGTGCAGTTCCCCGAAGAGAAGACGCCGCTGTCGCCGCGCTTCCGCGGCCTGCACGCGCTGCGCCGCTACGAAAACGGCGAAGAGCGCTGCATCGCCTGCAAGCTCTGCGAAGCCGTTTGCCCGGCGCTGGCCATCACCATCGAATCCGAAGTGCGTGACGACGGTTCGCGTCGCACCTCGCGCTACGACATCGACCTGACCAAGTGCATCTTCTGCGGCTTCTGCGAAGAAAGCTGCCCGGTCGACTCGATCGTCGAGACGCACATCTTCGAATACCACGGCGAAAAGCGTGGCGACCTGTACTTCACCAAGGACATGCTCCTGGCCGTGGGCGATCGCTACGAAAACGAAATTGCAGCGAACAAGGCGGCCGACGCCAAGTACCGCTGATCCGACCAGCCCGAACCCCGTACCAATTCGAATTCCAATGGACGTCAAGACCGGTCTGTTCTATCTGTTTGCCGCGGTGCTGCTGTTCGCAGCCTTCCGCGTCATCACTTCCCGCAACCCCGTGTACGCAGCGTTGTACCTGGTGTTGGCCTTCTTCCAGGCATCGGCCATCTGGCTGCTGTTGCGCGCCGAGTTCCTCGCGATCTCGCTGGTGCTCGTGTACGTGGGCGCCGTGATGGTGCTGTTCCTGTTCGTCGTGATGATGCTGGACATCAACGTCGACAGCTTGCGAGAGGGCTTCTGGAAGCACTTTCCGCTGGCTGCGGGCGTCGGTGCGCTGATCGCGCTGGAAATGGCGGCCGTGCTGATGGGCGGCTTCCGCCTCGGCGAAGCGCGCGTCACCAGCGGCGCCATGGCCGCCGACAGCTCGAACACGCTCGAACTCGGCAAGCTGCTGTATTCGCAATATCTGTATCCGCTCGAAATTGCCGCTGTCATCCTGCTCGTGGCCATCGTGGCTGCCATTGCGTTGACATTGCGCACTCGCAAGGACAGCAAGTACACCAACCCGGCCGATCAGGTGCGCGTGAAGGCGCGCGACCGCGTGCGCATCGTGCAGATGCCCGCGACGCGTGCGGCCGAACCTGTGGCTGAAGCTGCACCTGCGGACGCGGTAAAGGAAAACAAGGCATGACGCTCACGCTCGGACACTTTCTTTCGCTCGGCGCGATGCTCTTCGCGCTGTCTGTGATCGGCATCTTCCTGAACCGCAAGAACCTGATCGTTCTGCTCATGGCCATCGAGCTGATGCTGCTGGCCGTCAACATGAACTTCGTGGCGTTCTCCCACTTCCTGGGCGACATGCACGGACAGATCTTCGTGTTCTTCATCCTGACGGTGGCCGCGGCCGAGTCGGCCATCGGGCTGGCGCTGCTGGTTCTGCTGTTCCGCAACAAGTCGAACATCAACGTCGACGAACTCAACTCGCTCAAGGGTTGAACGCAACATGAGCGCAACCCTTTCCGCATCCACATTGCTGGCCGTGCCGCTGGCACCCCTGGTCGGCGCTGCCGTCGCAGGCCTGTTCGGCACCAAGTTCGGCGGCAATCACATCGGCCGCAAGGTCACGCACTCGCTCACCATCCTGGGCGTGCTGGTCGCTTTCATCATCTCGGCCATGACGCTCAAGAGCGTGATCGTCGACGGTGCCCGCTTCAACGCCACCCTTTACGAGTGGATGGTCGTGGGCGGTCTGAAGATGGAAGTCGGCTTCATGGTCGACGGCCTCACCGCCATGATGATGTGCGTCGTGACCTTCGTGTCGCTGATGGTCCACATCTACACCATCGGCTACATGGAAGAAGACGACGGCTACAACCGCTTCTTCGCGTACATCTCGCTGTTCACCTTCTCGATGCTGATGCTCGTGATGAGCAACAACATGCTCCAGCTGTTCTTCGGCTGGGAAGCGGTGGGCCTGGTGTCGTACCTGCTGATCGGTTTCTGGTTCAACAAGCCGACCGCGATCTTCGCGAACATGAAGGCCTTCCTGGTCAACCGCGTGGGCGACTTCGGCTTCATCCTCGGCATCGGCCTGATCGCGGCCTACGCCGGCACGCTGAACTACACCGAAGCCTTCGCCAAGGCAGGCACGCTGGCCGGCATCACGTTCCCGGGCACCGAGTGGATGCTCATCACCGTGATCTGCATCTGCCTGTTCATCGGCGCGATGGGCAAGAGCGCGCAGTTCCCGCTGCACGTGTGGCTGCCCGACTCGATGGAAGGCCCGACGCCCATTTCCGCGCTGATCCACGCGGCAACGATGGTGACGGCCGGCATCTTCATGGTGGCGCGCATGTCGCCGCTGTTCGAACTGAGCGACACGGCCCTGAGCTTCATCCTCGTGATCGGCGCCATCACCGCGCTGTTCATGGGTTTCCTGGGCATCATCCAGAACGACATCAAGCGCGTGGTCGCGTACTCGACGCTTTCGCAGCTCGGCTACATGACGGTGGCGCTGGGCGCCTCGGCCTACTCGGTCGCGGTGTTCCACCTGATGACGCACGCGTTCTTCAAGGCGCTGCTGTTCCTCGGCGCCGGCTCGGTGATCATCGGCATGCATCACAACCAGGACATCCGCTGGATGGGCGGCGTGCGCAAGTACATGCCCATCACCTGGATC
This region includes:
- a CDS encoding NADH-quinone oxidoreductase subunit J, with amino-acid sequence MDVKTGLFYLFAAVLLFAAFRVITSRNPVYAALYLVLAFFQASAIWLLLRAEFLAISLVLVYVGAVMVLFLFVVMMLDINVDSLREGFWKHFPLAAGVGALIALEMAAVLMGGFRLGEARVTSGAMAADSSNTLELGKLLYSQYLYPLEIAAVILLVAIVAAIALTLRTRKDSKYTNPADQVRVKARDRVRIVQMPATRAAEPVAEAAPADAVKENKA
- the nuoK gene encoding NADH-quinone oxidoreductase subunit NuoK → MTLTLGHFLSLGAMLFALSVIGIFLNRKNLIVLLMAIELMLLAVNMNFVAFSHFLGDMHGQIFVFFILTVAAAESAIGLALLVLLFRNKSNINVDELNSLKG
- the nuoH gene encoding NADH-quinone oxidoreductase subunit NuoH, with the protein product MIVDTIHGFGQGLVAAGWWTGVVWPVVWTLIKIIVVVIPLMLAVAYLTLWERKAIGFTQIRIGPNRIGPLGLLQPIADALKLMTKEIILPTVANKGLFLLGPIMTIMPALAAWAVIPFGPDVALANINAGLLFVMAITSLEVYGVIIAGWASNSKYAFLGALRASAQMVSYEIAMGFCFVVVLMVTGSLNMSEIVNVQGKGMFANMGVGFLSWNWLPLLPIFVVYFISGLAETNRHPFDVVEGESEIVAGHMIEYSGMSFAMFFLAEYANMWLVSILTVVLFLGGWLPPFEFLSFIPGWIWLGAKTFCVVTMFLWVRSTFPRFRYDQIMRLGWKIFIPVTLVWLVVVGGWMQTPFNIWK
- the nuoI gene encoding NADH-quinone oxidoreductase subunit NuoI, with product MSAAHTATPSAPFSLKDFLGSFMLFELFKGLAITGKYAFARKITVQFPEEKTPLSPRFRGLHALRRYENGEERCIACKLCEAVCPALAITIESEVRDDGSRRTSRYDIDLTKCIFCGFCEESCPVDSIVETHIFEYHGEKRGDLYFTKDMLLAVGDRYENEIAANKAADAKYR
- the nuoL gene encoding NADH-quinone oxidoreductase subunit L, which produces MSATLSASTLLAVPLAPLVGAAVAGLFGTKFGGNHIGRKVTHSLTILGVLVAFIISAMTLKSVIVDGARFNATLYEWMVVGGLKMEVGFMVDGLTAMMMCVVTFVSLMVHIYTIGYMEEDDGYNRFFAYISLFTFSMLMLVMSNNMLQLFFGWEAVGLVSYLLIGFWFNKPTAIFANMKAFLVNRVGDFGFILGIGLIAAYAGTLNYTEAFAKAGTLAGITFPGTEWMLITVICICLFIGAMGKSAQFPLHVWLPDSMEGPTPISALIHAATMVTAGIFMVARMSPLFELSDTALSFILVIGAITALFMGFLGIIQNDIKRVVAYSTLSQLGYMTVALGASAYSVAVFHLMTHAFFKALLFLGAGSVIIGMHHNQDIRWMGGVRKYMPITWITSLLGSLALIGTPFFAGFYSKDSIIEAVHESHLWGANFAYYAVLAGVFITAFYSFRMYFLVFHGKERYDQNPDAHHDDHGHGHDDHGHGHDHKPHESPWVVWLPLVLLAIPSVVIGFMTIEPMLFGEFFKNAIFVDGAKHHAMKELEEGFHGPVAMAIHGLTTAPFWLALAGVVLSWYMYMINPALPAAIKRAFGPIYRLLENKYYMDWFNENVIARATRALGTGLWKGGDQALIDGAVVNGSWKLVGRISGVVRWMQSGYIYHYAFAMLLGIFILMTYFVWFKR
- the nuoG gene encoding NADH-quinone oxidoreductase subunit NuoG, which gives rise to MIEIELDGKKVEVTEGSMVMHAADKAGTYIPHFCYHKKLSIAANCRMCLVDVEKAPKPMPACATPVTQGMIVRTKSEKAIKAQQSVMEFLLINHPLDCPICDQGGECQLQDLAVGYGGSSSRYEEEKRVVFHKDVGPLISMEEMSRCIHCTRCVRFGQEVAGVMELGMSHRGEHSEIETFVGDSVDSELSGNMIDICPVGALTSKPFRYSARTWELSRRKSVSPHDSTGANLIVQVKNNHVMRVVPLENEDVNECWIADRDRFSYEALNGTERLTQPMLKQGGQWQQVDWQTALEYVANGLKQIKADHGAQSIGTLVSPHSTLEELQLATMLTRELGSDNIDYRLRNAEFAAFEGVRWLGTSIASLTQVQRALVVGSNLRKEHPLFAQRIRQAVRKGAALSVITSASLMADRNAWAIDVAQSSIVEADQWVEALAAVAAAIGETNGAAAPLAPKNAPDAAAKAIAASLLSGERKAVLLGNAAAHHAQASSLLALANWIGAQTGATVGYLTEAANTVGAQLVGAFPKNGGLDAGRMLAAGSGLKAVLLLNNEPVFDSAAGKAAADVIGNAQMVVTLSPFKANLEFSDVLLPIAPFTETPGTFVNAEGRLQGFHAVVKPQGETRPAWKVLRVLANLLGLPGFAFESTAEVLATIGDKGAVPANALSNATAAAAVASNGAAAAPVVASIYQLDSIVRRAPSLQLTADARNASAGSNVTARAEEALA
- the nuoF gene encoding NADH-quinone oxidoreductase subunit NuoF, which translates into the protein MSPEQVLQQFQATGVQTCFHDRHIEPQIYAGLDGTNWRLADYEARGGYQALRKILTEGLTPDQVIAEVKASGLRGRGGAGFPTGLKWSFMPRQFPGQKYLVCNSDEGEPGTCKDRDILQFNPHIVIEGMAIAAYAMGISVGYNYIHGEIFQSYDRFEEALEEARAAGYLGDKIMGSTYNFQLHAAHGFGAYICGEETALLESLEGKKGQPRFKPPFPASFGLYGKPTTINNTETFAAVPWIIRNGGPAYLECGKPNNGGTKIYSVSGDVELPGNYEVPMGTPFSKLLELAGGVRKGRTLKAVIPGGSSSPVLPADIMMACTMDYDSIAKAGSMLGSGAVIVMDDSRSMVESLKRLSYFYMHESCGQCTPCREGTGWLYRVVDRIHNGQGKPSDMQLLDSVAGDIMGRTICALGDAAAMPVRAMIKHFRHEFEALIPGHVPTAPVKA